A genomic segment from Candidatus Viadribacter manganicus encodes:
- a CDS encoding pectin acetylesterase-family hydrolase, with the protein MLGGLRAWVVLAALALAGCGAARADAPAEAQNGWVQITPDATRLDGRLYEATCSHAAGTDPAYRFWFRRGTLDGLVVFFDGGGACWDDVTCAIPRRREAERDDDGFYKAELIPSDNPNRFSGIFDLDNPRNPVRDWSFVYVPYCTGDVHSGSNTARYRDPDTGEPYTIEHRGADNFRVVLHWLKDNFPQPEQILVAGSSAGAYGASTHFPRIRAAFPRGRALMLGDAGQGVMTQEFLDQRNASWRFALPREVFARNTVLTPEVDVVGRLAARYPGDRFAQYTTAHDITQSSFYALMGAENACLAWTANMTTALAQRQHAGNFRSYLASGETHSILRTPRFYTEQSGGAPLAEWLAAALSANGAGWQNRACENCMVRPTRCSY; encoded by the coding sequence ATGTTGGGCGGTTTGAGAGCATGGGTGGTTTTAGCGGCGCTGGCGCTTGCCGGCTGCGGCGCCGCGCGGGCTGATGCCCCGGCCGAAGCACAAAATGGTTGGGTGCAAATCACGCCCGACGCCACGCGGCTCGATGGACGTCTCTACGAAGCTACCTGCTCGCATGCTGCAGGCACCGATCCGGCGTACCGGTTTTGGTTTCGGCGCGGCACGTTGGATGGACTCGTCGTTTTCTTCGACGGCGGCGGCGCGTGTTGGGATGATGTGACGTGCGCGATCCCACGCCGGCGCGAAGCCGAACGCGACGATGACGGTTTCTACAAAGCCGAACTCATTCCGAGCGACAATCCGAACCGCTTCAGCGGCATTTTCGACTTGGACAATCCGCGCAATCCGGTGCGCGATTGGAGCTTCGTCTATGTGCCCTATTGCACCGGCGATGTTCACTCAGGTTCGAACACGGCGCGCTATAGGGATCCGGACACTGGCGAGCCCTATACAATCGAACATCGCGGCGCCGACAATTTCCGTGTCGTCCTGCATTGGTTGAAAGATAACTTTCCCCAGCCTGAGCAAATCCTGGTCGCGGGATCAAGCGCCGGCGCCTACGGCGCTTCAACGCACTTTCCGCGCATCCGCGCCGCGTTCCCGCGCGGGCGCGCGCTGATGCTGGGCGACGCCGGGCAAGGCGTGATGACTCAAGAGTTCCTTGATCAACGCAATGCGAGCTGGCGATTTGCACTGCCGCGGGAAGTGTTTGCACGCAACACGGTGCTGACACCGGAAGTCGATGTCGTAGGCCGGCTCGCTGCCCGCTATCCTGGCGACCGCTTCGCGCAGTACACAACCGCGCACGATATTACTCAGTCGAGCTTCTACGCCCTGATGGGTGCGGAGAACGCTTGTCTTGCCTGGACCGCGAACATGACGACAGCCCTCGCGCAGCGCCAGCATGCGGGGAATTTCCGTTCCTACCTCGCCTCCGGCGAAACCCACTCAATCTTGCGCACGCCGCGCTTCTACACCGAGCAAAGCGGCGGCGCGCCATTGGCCGAATGGCTCGCCGCCGCACTCAGTGCGAACGGCGCCGGATGGCAAAATCGCGCGTGCGAAAATTGCATGGTGCGTCCGACGCGGTGTTCGTACTGA
- a CDS encoding DoxX family protein, with amino-acid sequence MKANASVWVGRVLSGLFVLFMLGASVTPKLMGMPVAEEIMAGLGWRAGYVFYIGILELVLTLLYAYRPTSMLGAVLFMGLLGGAMATNLRADQPLFSHTLFSVYLGLIMWGGLWLRDENLRALFPWRRKDA; translated from the coding sequence ATGAAGGCCAATGCATCAGTTTGGGTTGGGCGCGTTCTGAGCGGGCTTTTCGTGCTGTTCATGCTGGGCGCTTCGGTCACGCCAAAGCTCATGGGCATGCCGGTCGCCGAAGAGATCATGGCCGGGCTCGGCTGGCGAGCGGGCTATGTCTTCTACATCGGCATTCTCGAACTGGTGCTGACGCTGCTCTACGCGTACCGGCCGACGAGCATGCTGGGCGCGGTGCTGTTCATGGGCCTACTTGGCGGCGCGATGGCGACGAATTTGCGGGCCGACCAGCCGCTGTTCAGCCACACGCTGTTCAGCGTCTATCTCGGGCTCATCATGTGGGGCGGGTTGTGGCTGCGCGATGAGAACCTGCGCGCGCTGTTTCCGTGGCGGCGCAAGGACGCTTAG
- a CDS encoding sensor histidine kinase, with the protein MTADSLPDTIRGRAWDGAQTVEDVVANVRTGTWPRVGFTGAMVALSLAMLPLVPALIWFAFILGWELALRPWLERTFALPAAKHSSARGFGWLAALNFIGAVAYTIYPVAVFTTGVPVGMVLATAWICGSANHLFVYFSANRWLLLSCVAPLAFMSLSAPLVTEGLSIEAAIGVSTLAALLLAASMFGFDRQVLLSNLAKHASARSSAEQANAAKSQFLATMSHELRTPLNAVIGYAELIEEEAERGPIAEDAAKIRTSARQLLSVIDVILDLSKLETGAIELRRERGLATAVLQQLREAALPLAMVNNNTVTVTGSDALGEAEIDHMRLHQCLMQLVSNAAKFTRDGDIRVSARREQLGARERLVFSVADTGPGILPEDQARIFDPFVQGQTGAARRSDGSGLGLTLVRRLARLMGGDVRCESEPGKGATFTLWIDAGPSR; encoded by the coding sequence ATGACAGCTGATTCTCTCCCCGACACGATCAGGGGTCGCGCGTGGGATGGCGCGCAAACGGTTGAGGACGTCGTCGCTAACGTGCGCACGGGAACTTGGCCGCGCGTTGGGTTTACGGGCGCGATGGTGGCGCTTTCGTTGGCCATGCTGCCGCTCGTGCCGGCGCTCATCTGGTTCGCCTTCATTCTGGGCTGGGAGCTCGCTCTACGGCCGTGGCTCGAACGCACATTCGCGCTGCCGGCCGCGAAGCATTCGTCGGCGCGCGGCTTCGGCTGGCTAGCGGCGCTCAATTTCATCGGCGCGGTGGCGTACACGATCTATCCGGTGGCGGTGTTCACGACGGGCGTGCCGGTGGGGATGGTGCTCGCGACGGCTTGGATCTGCGGTTCGGCCAACCACTTGTTCGTCTATTTCTCCGCCAATCGCTGGCTGTTGCTCTCATGCGTCGCGCCATTGGCGTTCATGTCGTTGTCAGCGCCGCTCGTGACCGAGGGGCTGAGCATCGAGGCGGCGATCGGTGTTTCGACTCTGGCGGCGCTTCTGCTCGCGGCATCCATGTTCGGCTTCGATCGCCAGGTGCTTCTGAGCAATCTCGCCAAGCACGCAAGCGCGCGTTCGAGCGCGGAACAGGCCAATGCCGCGAAGTCACAATTCCTGGCGACTATGAGTCATGAGCTCCGCACGCCGCTGAATGCGGTCATCGGCTATGCCGAACTCATCGAAGAAGAAGCCGAACGCGGCCCCATTGCCGAGGATGCAGCCAAGATACGCACCTCGGCGCGGCAGCTGCTGAGCGTCATCGATGTCATCCTGGATCTTTCGAAACTGGAGACGGGCGCGATCGAGCTTCGGCGCGAGCGCGGGCTCGCAACAGCGGTGTTGCAACAATTGCGCGAAGCGGCGCTGCCGCTGGCGATGGTGAACAATAACACCGTCACGGTGACTGGTAGCGATGCGCTTGGCGAAGCTGAGATCGACCATATGCGTCTGCATCAGTGCTTGATGCAGCTGGTCTCGAACGCCGCGAAGTTCACGCGTGACGGCGATATCCGCGTCAGCGCGCGCCGCGAACAACTGGGCGCACGCGAGCGACTAGTCTTCAGCGTCGCAGACACCGGCCCCGGCATTCTCCCGGAAGACCAGGCGCGGATATTCGACCCCTTCGTGCAAGGGCAAACCGGCGCCGCGCGGCGCTCCGACGGTTCGGGCCTCGGGCTGACCTTGGTGCGCCGCTTGGCCCGGCTGATGGGCGGCGATGTCCGCTGCGAAAGCGAGCCCGGCAAAGGCGCAACGTTCACCTTGTGGATCGACGCGGGCCCCAGTCGCTGA
- a CDS encoding flavin-containing monooxygenase yields the protein MTEHFDVLIAGAGISGIGSAYHLKQQCSGKSFVVLEALESFGGTWLMHTYPGVRSDSDLHTFGYRFKPWIGPPIATAAEILDYMGDVIKENDLAPHIRYRHKIISASFSRTTNLWTVEAELGDAGERRVFTCNFLWMCQGYYEHARGYTPDWPGMEDYKGELVHPQTWPKDIDLKDKSVLVIGSGATTATVVPAIASACKHVTVLQRSPTYFIPGRNINELVEMLRTIGVDEMTVHDIARKKILYDQDKFTHRAFDEPETVKEELLSGVRLFLGPDYDMTHFTPRYRPWRQRIAFVPDGDLFQGIAAGKATMVTDEIDRFTKAGVLLKSGRELEADVIVTATGFNLSVLGGIAFTVDGGPVNFADTVTYRGMMFTGVPNMVWVFGYFRASWTLRVDLMGDFVCRLLKFMDEKGVHRVEAVIPESQLNMKRLPWIDPENFNPGYLMRRMDLLPKRGESYEWQHTQDYWREKEELPAIDLAAPVFKYG from the coding sequence ATGACCGAGCATTTTGACGTTTTGATCGCAGGCGCCGGCATTTCCGGCATCGGCTCAGCGTATCACTTGAAGCAGCAATGCAGCGGCAAGAGCTTCGTCGTGCTCGAAGCGCTCGAAAGTTTTGGCGGCACTTGGCTGATGCACACCTATCCCGGTGTCCGCTCGGATAGCGATCTGCACACATTCGGTTATCGCTTCAAACCGTGGATTGGCCCGCCCATCGCGACTGCCGCCGAAATCCTCGACTACATGGGCGATGTCATCAAGGAAAACGATCTCGCGCCGCATATTCGCTACCGGCACAAGATCATCTCGGCCTCATTTTCGCGCACCACCAATCTCTGGACCGTGGAAGCCGAACTTGGCGACGCGGGCGAACGGCGCGTTTTTACCTGCAACTTCCTTTGGATGTGCCAAGGCTATTACGAGCACGCCCGAGGCTACACGCCCGATTGGCCGGGGATGGAAGATTACAAAGGCGAGCTGGTTCATCCGCAAACTTGGCCCAAGGACATCGACCTAAAAGACAAGAGCGTGCTCGTCATCGGTTCGGGCGCAACCACCGCCACCGTCGTCCCGGCCATCGCCAGTGCGTGCAAGCACGTCACTGTCCTCCAGCGCTCGCCGACCTATTTCATTCCGGGCCGCAACATCAATGAACTGGTGGAAATGCTGCGCACCATCGGCGTTGACGAAATGACGGTGCACGACATTGCCCGCAAGAAGATCCTCTACGATCAAGACAAGTTTACGCACCGTGCGTTCGATGAACCCGAAACCGTGAAAGAGGAGCTGCTAAGCGGCGTGCGCCTCTTCCTTGGCCCCGATTATGACATGACCCATTTCACGCCGCGTTATCGTCCGTGGCGTCAGCGCATTGCCTTCGTACCAGATGGTGATCTCTTCCAGGGCATCGCCGCCGGCAAGGCAACCATGGTCACAGATGAGATCGATCGCTTCACCAAAGCCGGCGTGCTCTTAAAGTCAGGGCGTGAGCTTGAAGCGGATGTGATCGTCACCGCGACTGGCTTCAATCTCAGCGTGCTCGGCGGCATTGCGTTCACCGTCGATGGTGGGCCGGTGAATTTCGCCGACACCGTCACGTATCGCGGCATGATGTTCACCGGTGTGCCGAACATGGTTTGGGTGTTCGGCTATTTTCGCGCCAGCTGGACGTTGCGCGTCGACCTCATGGGCGATTTCGTCTGCCGTTTGCTGAAGTTCATGGACGAGAAGGGGGTGCACCGCGTCGAAGCTGTCATTCCCGAGAGCCAGCTGAATATGAAGCGCTTGCCATGGATCGACCCCGAGAATTTCAATCCAGGTTATCTTATGCGCCGCATGGACCTCTTGCCGAAGCGCGGCGAGAGCTATGAATGGCAGCACACACAGGATTATTGGCGCGAGAAAGAAGAGCTTCCGGCGATCGATCTTGCCGCGCCGGTGTTCAAATACGGCTAG
- the lipB gene encoding lipoyl(octanoyl) transferase LipB produces MIGWAVSPGIVDYEAAVAAMEARAAAIANGEASELIWLLEHPPLYTAGVSAKEHDLLAPDRFPVFRTGRGGQFTYHGPGQRVAYVMLDLRERGRDVTKFVTDLERWIIGALEAFNVKGEIREGRVGVWVERKGPGWAREDKIAAIGVRLRKWVSFHGIAFNVEPDLEHFSGITPCGISAPQYGVTSLVDLGLPVTMSDADAALRSSFHRIFGPTGLATPPA; encoded by the coding sequence ATGATCGGCTGGGCGGTATCTCCTGGAATTGTGGACTACGAAGCCGCCGTGGCGGCGATGGAAGCACGCGCTGCGGCCATCGCGAACGGCGAGGCCAGCGAACTCATTTGGCTTCTGGAACATCCTCCGCTCTACACGGCAGGCGTCAGCGCCAAGGAACACGACCTACTCGCGCCGGACCGGTTTCCTGTTTTCCGCACCGGACGCGGCGGACAGTTCACCTATCATGGCCCCGGCCAGCGCGTGGCTTACGTTATGCTCGATCTACGCGAACGCGGTCGTGACGTGACCAAGTTCGTCACCGATCTGGAGCGCTGGATCATCGGCGCGCTCGAGGCGTTCAATGTCAAAGGCGAAATCCGTGAAGGCCGTGTCGGCGTCTGGGTGGAACGCAAAGGCCCGGGCTGGGCGCGCGAAGATAAGATTGCTGCGATCGGCGTACGGCTGCGCAAATGGGTGAGCTTTCACGGCATTGCGTTCAACGTCGAACCCGACTTGGAGCATTTCTCCGGCATCACGCCATGCGGAATCTCAGCGCCACAGTACGGCGTGACAAGCCTGGTCGATCTTGGCTTGCCCGTAACGATGAGCGATGCCGACGCGGCGTTGCGCAGTTCTTTTCATCGTATTTTTGGACCGACGGGACTTGCTACGCCCCCGGCCTAG